One Acetobacterium sp. KB-1 DNA segment encodes these proteins:
- a CDS encoding acetylornithine transaminase has product MDLITRGSNVIMETYKRFPLVFDKGQGCVLTDVDGKNYLDFVAGIAVDALGHAHPGLLATMQAQMEKLVHISNLYWSEPGIELAEMLTKASGLDKVFFCNSGAEACEAALKLCRVYGKLKKNKDAVEIIAMDQSFHGRTYAAITATGQKKYQENLEPLMPEIYHVPYNDIDALKAQISPKTCGIILEVIQGEGGIYPADPDYLKAVRKICDEQNIVLIFDEVQTGIGRSGKLFAYQQYGVVPDVVTMAKGLGGGVPIGGIIAKDYVAEVFTPGTHASTFGGNPFVCATAKYVIKTLTAPGFFEAVTEKGDYLKTKLEALKKDHPVIKEVRGMGLIVGVQVDADLGAVVAKAMQKGLLLITAGSNAIRFVPPLVVTKEEIDQAVQIFSECL; this is encoded by the coding sequence ATGGATTTAATAACGCGAGGAAGCAATGTGATAATGGAAACCTATAAACGTTTTCCATTGGTCTTTGATAAGGGTCAGGGTTGTGTACTGACCGATGTTGATGGTAAAAACTATCTGGATTTTGTCGCCGGAATCGCCGTCGATGCACTGGGGCATGCCCATCCGGGGTTGCTCGCGACAATGCAGGCGCAGATGGAAAAATTGGTGCATATTTCCAATCTTTACTGGTCCGAACCGGGAATTGAACTGGCTGAAATGCTGACCAAAGCCAGCGGACTGGACAAGGTTTTCTTTTGTAACAGTGGGGCGGAAGCTTGCGAAGCAGCTTTAAAACTGTGCCGGGTTTACGGTAAACTCAAAAAAAATAAAGACGCTGTGGAAATTATTGCCATGGATCAGTCCTTTCATGGACGTACCTATGCTGCCATTACCGCTACTGGTCAAAAAAAATATCAGGAAAACCTGGAACCGCTGATGCCAGAAATTTATCATGTGCCCTACAATGATATTGATGCGTTAAAGGCTCAGATCAGTCCCAAAACCTGTGGGATTATTTTAGAAGTGATTCAGGGCGAAGGGGGAATCTATCCTGCCGATCCGGATTATTTAAAAGCAGTGCGAAAAATCTGTGATGAACAAAACATTGTACTCATTTTCGATGAGGTGCAAACCGGTATTGGCCGTTCGGGAAAACTGTTTGCCTACCAGCAATACGGAGTTGTGCCGGATGTGGTCACCATGGCCAAAGGTTTAGGTGGTGGCGTTCCGATTGGCGGCATTATTGCCAAAGATTATGTGGCCGAAGTCTTTACCCCGGGAACCCATGCCTCCACCTTTGGCGGGAATCCATTTGTTTGTGCAACCGCCAAATATGTGATCAAAACCCTGACTGCACCGGGATTTTTTGAAGCGGTGACAGAAAAAGGGGATTATCTCAAAACCAAACTGGAAGCGTTAAAAAAAGACCATCCCGTCATAAAAGAAGTTCGCGGAATGGGACTAATTGTCGGTGTCCAGGTTGATGCCGATCTGGGTGCCGTTGTTGCCAAAGCGATGCAAAAAGGCCTGCTCCTAATCACCGCCGGCAGCAATGCTATCCGTTTTGTACCGCCCCTGGTCGTGACCAAAGAAGAAATTGATCAGGCCGTGCAGATTTTCTCAGAATGCTTATAA
- a CDS encoding cell wall metabolism sensor histidine kinase WalK codes for MWFDKLNIPGRKKPLKIYHRIVFFFILALTVVLTLSFLMVFFFSQQIILNESQSTMIRFNNYVINTLDENMPTLLSLPADARLEFISDKLYPYVKDNSLIAYQLKDNQGNSYQSSEILTDLLVAENLAEYDFDLFEFSFDDDNDQMIAVNSLRYNQIEYYYLGSYYVLEDGDIIYLQIIKNLNDSYVFMTILFVLMVSISILGLIAIILLGIYGTKQTLKPLIEISETAKNITENNLNIRIEETGNKDELDQLIVSLNQMIKKLESAFNNQKRFVSDASHELRIPLTVIQGYIDILSDWGKNDPQLRDESIEAIRDEIKGMNKMVEDLLLITRIENNYFGDDFVVLDISLLLEKIIYQCQMIDPDHEYLMESCDHAFVRGNEGLLIQAIRGLLDNSRKYTPVGGTISLSCRVCNKKINEITVTDTGCGIPSSELEKIKERFYRINSDRSRATGGSGLGLSIIDSIINVHRGKLVITSELGLGTKASIFLNKN; via the coding sequence ATGTGGTTCGATAAACTAAATATCCCCGGCCGCAAAAAACCGCTGAAGATCTATCATCGCATCGTCTTCTTTTTTATTCTGGCCCTCACGGTAGTCTTGACACTTTCTTTTTTGATGGTCTTCTTTTTTTCGCAGCAGATTATCTTAAATGAAAGCCAATCGACGATGATCCGGTTTAATAATTACGTCATTAATACTCTGGATGAAAACATGCCAACTCTGTTGAGCTTACCTGCTGATGCACGACTGGAATTCATCTCTGATAAACTCTACCCCTATGTCAAGGATAATTCCCTGATTGCCTATCAGCTAAAAGATAACCAGGGCAATAGCTACCAGTCTTCGGAAATTCTGACTGATTTGCTAGTTGCTGAAAACCTGGCAGAATACGATTTTGATTTGTTTGAATTTAGCTTTGATGACGACAATGATCAGATGATTGCGGTTAATTCCTTGCGTTACAACCAAATCGAATACTATTATCTGGGGTCTTACTATGTGCTGGAGGACGGGGATATTATCTATCTCCAGATTATCAAAAACCTCAATGACAGTTATGTGTTTATGACCATCTTGTTTGTCCTGATGGTCTCCATTAGTATTCTTGGCTTGATCGCAATTATCCTGCTTGGTATTTACGGTACCAAACAGACCCTGAAACCACTGATTGAGATCTCAGAAACTGCAAAAAATATCACGGAAAATAACCTCAATATCCGAATCGAAGAAACCGGAAACAAGGATGAACTGGATCAGCTGATCGTTTCGCTTAACCAGATGATAAAGAAACTGGAGTCGGCTTTCAATAATCAGAAGCGCTTTGTTTCTGATGCCTCCCACGAGTTACGCATTCCACTGACGGTTATTCAGGGTTATATTGACATTTTATCAGATTGGGGTAAAAATGACCCGCAGCTCCGGGATGAATCCATTGAAGCCATTCGGGATGAAATAAAAGGTATGAATAAAATGGTCGAAGATTTACTGTTGATTACGCGTATTGAAAACAATTATTTTGGTGACGATTTCGTTGTTCTTGATATTTCGCTACTTTTAGAAAAGATTATTTATCAGTGTCAAATGATCGATCCGGATCATGAATACCTCATGGAATCCTGTGACCATGCCTTTGTTCGGGGGAATGAAGGGCTGTTGATTCAAGCGATCCGGGGTCTTCTGGACAATAGCCGCAAATACACCCCGGTCGGCGGAACCATCAGCCTGAGCTGTCGGGTTTGCAATAAAAAAATAAATGAAATCACGGTCACTGATACCGGCTGTGGGATTCCCTCGTCCGAACTTGAAAAAATTAAAGAACGTTTTTACCGCATCAACAGTGACCGTTCCCGTGCAACCGGTGGTTCAGGCCTCGGTTTGTCGATTATTGACAGCATCATTAACGTTCATCGGGGCAAACTGGTCATTACCAGCGAACTCGGTCTGGGCACTAAAGCTTCGATCTTTCTAAATAAAAATTAA
- a CDS encoding response regulator transcription factor, with amino-acid sequence MKEILIIEDDKKISRIIELQLKHAGFETVKAFTGREGIEAYHKNPDFDLILLDIMLPEVSGYDVLKYLKAQNHHLPIILLTARDDTSDVVTGFELGADDYVTKPFNFEELLARIKANIRKNTPEAAQNTHLVFKDIEIDLDTFSVKRQSQEITLSRTEFDLFYYLVLNHDLVQSREQILTKVWGFDYDGGDNIVDVYIKYLRDKIDRDFSQKLIQTVRGRGYVVR; translated from the coding sequence ATGAAAGAAATACTCATTATTGAAGATGATAAAAAAATATCCCGGATCATTGAGCTGCAGCTCAAGCATGCCGGTTTTGAGACGGTTAAGGCCTTTACTGGCCGGGAAGGGATTGAAGCCTATCATAAGAACCCTGACTTTGATCTGATCTTACTCGATATTATGCTGCCGGAGGTTTCTGGTTATGATGTTCTTAAATATTTAAAGGCTCAGAATCATCACCTGCCAATTATCTTATTAACTGCCCGGGACGATACCAGTGATGTCGTTACTGGTTTTGAACTAGGCGCCGATGATTATGTGACCAAACCCTTTAACTTTGAAGAGCTTCTGGCCCGGATCAAAGCCAACATAAGAAAAAATACTCCGGAAGCAGCACAAAACACCCATCTGGTTTTTAAAGACATTGAGATCGATCTGGACACTTTTAGTGTTAAGCGCCAGTCCCAGGAAATCACCTTGTCCCGAACTGAATTTGATCTGTTTTATTATCTCGTGCTCAACCACGATCTGGTCCAGTCCCGGGAACAAATACTCACCAAGGTCTGGGGCTTTGATTACGATGGCGGGGACAATATTGTCGATGTTTATATCAAATATCTGCGCGATAAAATCGACCGGGATTTTTCCCAGAAGCTGATTCAAACGGTTCGGGGGCGGGGTTATGTGGTTCGATAA